ACAGTTGGGCAACAGTATCATTGCAGGATTTCTCTTTCTCACTTTTGGAAATGGGGTAGTGGTATGGGCCTTAAAATATGTGGATAGTGGATTTGCCGCTCTTGAAATTTCTGCACAACCCCTTGTGGTCTTAATTCTTATGAGGATTCTTCAAGGCAAGAAAATTCAACCTATGTCCTTGGTTGGGGTAGGGCTAGGTATGATCGGAATTTATCTTTTAGTTAGTCAGAAACAAATCATATCCCAAGAAGGAGCATTTCTTGGAATGATACTTATTTTCTTTTGTATGCTCAGTTGGGCCTATGGAAGTCTTTTTGTGGGCAAGGCGGATTTGCCGCCCAATTACTTTGTAAATACAGGATATCAAATGGTGACCGGAGGTATTTTACTTTTCATTATCAGTGCGGTCATTGGAGAGGAGTGGATTTCTCCCGTAAATTGGACAGTGCCCGTTCTATGGTCCATGATTCTCTTGGTCTTATTTGGAAGTATCGTGGCATTTACGGCGTTCAACTATTTGCTAAAAGTGGTATCTCCGGAAAAAGTGGCTACTTCTTCTTATGTAAACCCGGTCATTGCCATGGTTTTAGGATGGTATTTTTTAAATGAGGAAATTACCTTACAATCGGCCATAGCAGCGTTTATACTGCTGACTGGCGTATATTTCATCAATACAAAAAAGAGATTAACTCTTTTCTCCAGATTTACTTCCAAAAAATTGGAAGGGTAGGTCCAAAACCGGGTTAACATCACCAGTCATCATCGTACCTAAACCTATTTGCCCTATTCTTACTCTAATCAGTCTAACCGTTGGGTAACCAACTGCTGCCGTCATCTTACGGATCTGTCTAAATTTCCCTTCGGTCAAAATCACACGGATCCAAGAAGTGGGTCGGTGCACCCCAATTCTTAACCTGGAATCTGGAGGGGGCAATATTGGATGGGTTTCCATTAGGTTCACTTGGCAATATTTGGTCGTATATTTTTCTCCGAATAACCCAATGGAAACACCCTTTTCCATTTGGGAAATTGGCTTCGCAGTAATGAACCCATCCAATTGAACCCAATATTCCTTTTCAATACCGGTAGTATTGATGTAATCGGCTAACTTTCCATCGGTAGTCATCAACAGCAATCCTTCCGATTTCTCATCCAATCTTCCAATGGGCATGGTACCATTGGGAAAAGTATGGAGTTCTCCAAGAAATCTCTTTTTTCGTAATTGCCTTGGTTCTCCGGAAGTAAGCTGACTTAACATTCCGAAGGGTTTATATATCTTAAAATGATGATGGATTATTTTATTCAATGCACTATTTGAAATATCGTTTCATTGGTCGGAAAGATACCCTTTTTATCCCATGAATTAGTATTAGGCCATTGAAGGTGTTACCTTTGCACTCTTCAATGAAAAAGGATTACATGCAAGAGACCGTATACGAACTGCAAGAAAAAAAGACAGACAAAGAGCTTTATAGTTATCAGCAGGGTGCCATCCAACAGATTTTTGAAAAGTTCGACAACGAACGTGATGATTATCACTTATTATATCAATTACCTACAGGAGGCGGTAAAACCGTCATTTTCTCCGAAATTGTTCGCCAATACTTAAAGAACCACAATAAAAAGGTTTTAGTCATGACCCATAGGGTGGAACTTTGCAACCAAACTTCGGACATGCTTACCAGTTTTGGGGTGGTGAACAAGGTAGTGAACAGCAAGGCCAATCTGGACGATCAGGAAAAGTATAGCTGCTATGTGGCCATGGTGGAAACCTTGAACAATAGGCTTAATGACGATAAATTGGATATTTCCGATGTGGGGTTGGTCATTATCGATGAGGCCCATTATAATTCTTTTACCAAACTGTTCAAGTTTTTTGAAAGTTCCTTTATTCTTGGAGTAACCGCGACCCCCTTGAGTTCCAACAAAGAAACTCCCATGAATGGAAATTATGATGAACTCATCCCGGGGGAATCCATTGAGAACCTTATTGAAAACGACTTTTTGGCCAGGGCCGAAACCTATCAATACGATATGGGTCTAACCTCTTTGGAAGTCGGCTCCAATGGGGATTATACGGTAAAATCCTCAGCGGACCTCTATACGAGTCCGGCAATGCTGAACAAACTTTTGGAAGCCTATACCAAGCATTCGAAAGATAAAAAAACACTGATTTTCAATAATGGTATTGAAACTTCCATTCAGGTGTATTATACCTTCAGAAATGCCGGGTTGCCCATTATGCATTTGGATAATACGGCTACAAAAAAACAGCGGAAACAGATCTTAAAATGGTTCAAGGAAACACCCAACGCCATATTGACATCTGTAAGTATTCTAACCACCGGTTTTGATGAACCCACCATAGACAGTATAATACTGAACCGGGCCACCAAATCGTTGACCCTTTACTATCAAATGATCGGTAGGGGTTCCAGGGTTTTGAACAACAAATCGAAATTTACGGTCATTGATTTAGGTAACAATATATACCGATTTGGACCTTGGGGTGCCGACTTGGATTGGGAGGCGATTTTTAAATCTCCCAATTACTACATGGACCGGATCCGTGATGATGAGGACATCGAGGCGGATTTTAAGCATGATTTGTCCGATGAAATCAAGGAAGAGTTCAAAAACTCGAAAGAAACCTATTTTGATATTCGGGAAACCTATGAACAGGCAACGTTTGCGGGTGAATCTTCAAAGGTCGTTTTGGAAAGGTCGATTGAGCAGCATGCTTATATCTGTATTGAAAATAGCGAAGATGTATATGATGCCCTTGCTTTGGCCAAGTTGTTAAAGGAGGATATAGACAACCGCATTCATGTGTATGCCAAGTGTATCAGTAAAAGCACCCACAATTTTCTAAGTTGGTTAAAGGACGATTATCAAAAGAAATTGAACGCGTATCTACGGGAAAATTTCGATTCGGTCTACGAGGATATTCATGGCCATCCTCCAGAGGAGTAAAATGCTATCCTTTCAATTTTTTTACAATTCCGAAGGATTTTTATTACAAGTTATCGAATAAGGGTAGGGTGGATTGGATTAAAATATTAGATTTATCCACTTAACCAACTTAGGCGACTTTTCATGAAATCCCTTTTTACCTTCTTGGCCTTGTTATGGCTTTCTATTACCTACTCACAAGATGCATTTATAACTACTTGGAAAACGGATAATCCCGGTGTTTCTGAGGACAATCAGATAACCATCCCTACGTTCCCTGGAGAAACCTATAATTATTCAGTCGATTGGGGAGATGGAACTACTGATACAAATATAATTGGGAATATCACACATACTTATACAATTCCCGGGACTTTTCAAGTGGAAATTTCAGGAGTATTTCCTAGGGTTTATTTTCATAATGAAGGAGATAAAGAAAAAATATTGAGTGTTGATCAATGGGGTATTATCAATTGGTCATCTATGGAAAACGCCTTTTCAGGTTGTGCGAACCTAGATGTAAACACAATGGATACGCCAATGTTGTCTAATGTCAGTGATATAAGGTATATGTTTTACGGATGCACTTCATTGGTCGGCACAAATTCTTTCAACAATTGGGATACTTCTAATGTAACAAGAATGGATAGCCTATTCGCAGCATGTTCGCTTTTTAATCAACCCATTGGAAATTGGAACTTGGAAAACGTAACAACAATTGCTGGATTGTTTAATGGTGCTACTTCTTTCAATCAAGATATTGGAAATTGGAACGTTAGCAATGTTGAAGATATGACATTTACGTTTGCCCAAGCATCATCCTTTGACCAGTATATAGGTGATTGGGATGTGTCAAAAGTATTTGCTATGGGTTTTATGTTTAACGGCGCTAGTGCATTTAATCAAAACATTGGTAATTGGAACGTCGGCAATGTAGTACATATGTATAGTATGTTTAGTGGCGCAACACTTTTCAATCAACCAATTGGCAATTGGGACACATCCAACGTTACAAGTACTTCAGGAATGTTTGGTGCAGCTCAGGCATTTAATCAACCAATAGGTAATTGGAATATGTTTAATGTAACCAATATGTCCAGTATGTTTAGTGGAGCAACTAATTTCAATCAAGACATTTCTAATTGGGATGTAAGCTCGGTTACAAAAATGCCTGGGATGTTTAGATATGCTCAAGTGTTTAATCAACCAATCGGAAATTGGAATATATCTAGTATTACTGATATGTCAAGAATGTTTGAAGGGGCCCTAAATTTTAATCAAAATTTAGGGCTTTGGAACATAACCAGTGTAGGGACCATGGAAGACATGTTTCTATTTGCGGGCATTTCACAATCAAATTATGATTCCACTCTGACCGGATGGAGTTCAAAATCCTCATTACAAAACAATATAAAATTCAATGGTGGTAGTAGTACTTTCTGCGCTGGAGAGGGTGCTAGATTAAAACTGATTAATCAATATGGTTGGGAAATTATAGATGGCGGCAAAGCCAATTGCCCCTTTATTACCACTTGGAAAACGGACAATCCTGGTTTATCTGATGATAACCAAATAACTATCCCTACATTTCCGGGGGAGACTTATAATTATTATGTGGATTGGGGGGATGGAACTTCAGATACCAATATAAATGGGGATATTACACATACTTACGAAGTTCCGGGAACCTACCAGGTTTCCATAGACGGAACTTTTCCTAGAATTTACTTTTATGGGAATCATAATCCTGGTTCAAATGATGTTTTGAAAATTCTTTCTGTTAATCAATGGGGGACAATTACTTGGACATCTTTTGAAAGTGCTTTTGAAGGTTGTTCGAATTTGGATGTATTGGCACAAGATATTCCTAATCTATCATTAGTTTCAAGTCTTAAATTGATGTTTGACAGTTGTGCGAATTTAGTTGGAAATTCATCTATCAATAATTGGGATGTATCCAATGTGAGCAATATGCATGGTGTATTTGCAAATGCTTTAATTTTTAATCAAAGTATCAATGGATGGGATACATCTAGCGTCACTACAACCTCAGGAATGTTTTTTAAGGCTCGTTCTTTTAATCAACCATTGAATTCTTGGGATGTATCTAATGTCGAAGATATGTCAGTTATGTATGGTAGTGCAGATAAGTTCAATCAACCTTTAGTCTTATGGAATACCACCAGTACTAAGAATATGAATGGCATGTTCGAATATGCAATAGAATTCAACCAACCTTTGGATTCTTGGAATGTATCAAATGTGGAAAATATGCAGTCTATGTTCTTGGGCGCCCGCAGTTTTAATCAACCCTTGAATTCCTGGAATGTTTCAAAAGTATCCAACATGTACGGTATGTTTCAAGAAGCCGATAAGTTTAATCAACCACTTAATTCTTGGAATGTTTCAAATGTAGAGAATATGTCAAGTATGTTTTGGAATGCAACATCCTTTAATCAGAACATTACTGATTGGAATGTTTCAAATGTAACATCCATGAATAGTACGTTTAAAAATGCGATTTCGTTTAATCAAGATTTGAGTAATTGGAATATTGTAAATGTCAGTAGCATGTATGAAATGTTTTCCGCGACTAGTGTTACCACAGAAATTTATGACAAAACCCTCATTGGTTGGTCCAATCTATCTACATTAAAAAATAATGTACTTTTTGATGGAGGGAATAGCCAATATTGCGAATCTGAAGAGGCCCGACAATATCTTATAGATACATATGGCTGGACTATTACCGATGGGGGTAAAAGCCTTTTATGCAATGAAGACAATGATTTCGATGGTGTCTTGGACCACAAAGATAATTGCTTAAACACAGTTCCAAATGCTACGGTAGACGAAACCGGCTGTGAAATTATTCCTGGAAATGCCATTTTGGTATATGGTTTAACGCCAACCTGTCCTGGAACAACGAATGGAAGCATTCAGGTATCAAGTTCTTTGACGGACCCCTCCTATAACATCAGCTTAGATGGTCCAACGACGATTACCGAAAATAACGTTTCTCTCAACCAGCCTTATATAATAAATAATTTATCTACCGGCCTATATACGGTTGAAATTTCTATTCCTGAGGCATCTTATACCCAATCTTTTGGAATTCAAATTAACGAAGTAGGTAGTATCAGTGGAAAACGGGAGAATCTTGACCTCAAATCAAAAAGCGTATCTTATTCCGTCCAGGGGAGCCATTCTTATAAAGTCAATATCAACAATAAGGAAACCCTATTCAACTTTGATTCTGCCGGACCCAATCAGATTCAGCTGAACGACCTAAATGGTTTCAATACGATTTCCATCAGCGGAGAGAGTGATTGCCAAGGCCTGATAGAAGACTCTTTCAATTTTTCCGATTCCGTGGTGATGTACCCAGTTAATACGACGGACAAGACTTTTATCGAGGGGTATGACGAAGAAAGCGAAGTACAAATCTTCGATATTTCGGGCCGACTGCTGTTTCAAAAAAAGCTTCAAAAAGACAAATTGGAATCAATTGATTTAGAATCGTATGATTCAGGAATTTACCCGGTTAAGATTATCTCAAACAAGAACACCCAAACTTTTAAAATAATAAAACAATGATTCATCAAAAAGTAAAATATTTAGCCTCTATCCTTCTTATAACAAGCACTTTTGTCTCATGTGATAAAGGTTCGGATTCCGATACAGAAAAACAAGCGGAAAAGCCCCTACCCACCAAAGTACAGGGCACTCTGCCCGCCAACGGTGAACCCTGTTCGGATTTTGAACTAGTACCTAACGATGATTCAAAAGTTTCTATCCTTTTTAAATGGAATGCCTCACAAAACGCCGTAAACTATGATTTGGTGGTTATGGAGGGGGCACAGGAAGCGGCCAAATCAACTGTCGAGGCTTTAGAAGCTTATTTGACCTTGGATAAAGGGAAGACCTATTCCTGGATGGTTACGGCCAAAAACGAAACGGGAAATACCATAAGCGATACCTATTCCTTTACCACACCAGGACAGGCCATAGGGAACTATGCACCTTATGCCGCCGAAATCACTCTGAATTTCAACACTACAAACCAGACCTTAAATGTTGTTTGGGTTGCGGAAGATGAAGATGGGGATGCCCTTAACTACGATATTGTAGTACAAGAGAACGGATCGGTTTTGATGGAGGAAACAGACCTGAGCAATACAACCATTGAAGATATAACCTATGTATCCGGTACTACATATCTTGTTAGTGTAAAAGCAAAGGATACATCGGGTAATTTTTCCATTTCGGAAAAAAGTGAAATTTCCCCGGATTGATCAATTATTCAACCAGTATGTAAACTTTAGCGTCAATCCCCAGTTTCTTGTTTCAAAAGGGGTTACAAAATAGTTATTGGTATATACCAAGAATAAATCCGAAGCCGGACTGTAGCGCCATTGAAACCTGGAATTTAGGTTCATATTCCCGGTTTGTTCATTGTACTGGACCAAATTCGCAAAAAAGAGTTTATTGGTAAAGGTAATATCCGCCTCTGCACCGATCAACCAGAATTCGTTGGTGTTCCATGGAGCAGGTAGGTCAATGTGGTTATAGTTTAGATTCGCGCTTAAACTTACGTAAGGTTGAAAGCGATACCCCAATTCTGTGGTCAAACTTGTGCGGTTCCCATCCTGATAATACCCTCCCAAACGTCCTGCGAAAGAATAGGTAAACAAGCTTTGGGGCTTGGACTGGTATTCCCAACCAAATGCGTTCCATTGATGCTTGGTCCCTGTGGCCAAATCCGCGATTCCCAATCGGGTAGGGTCAAAGGGAGAAAGGAGTTCCACATAATCATCGGAAACAAAAAACATCAAACTGCTTCGCTTTCTAAAATCGAAATTATATACCAAATAGGCCAAATGGTCTGTTTGTCTAAGTGCTTCATTAAAGAAATAGTTGATATTGAGCTCTGGCCCGTGACTCACCAAGGGACCTCCTTTTGGAAAAAATAGGTGCCCCAATTTTCCGCTAAACTTTATGTAATTTCTTCTGGGCACGTAGCCTACTTCTGCGGTGTAATCGTTGCTTACCCATTCTTCCTGTAGTCGCCAGCTCCATTTTCTACTACTATACTGTAGATGGGCCCCTTGGGCTATACCCTTACCATTTTCATCTGGGGCCAAGGATTTTAAAAGAAAGGCTTTCCCGTTCCAAAGATTATTGGAGGACGCCAAGTTGTACTCCAAGCCCAAATTCCGATTGTATTTTGCATATTGACTGTTGATGGAGTCGTTTTCAGAAGGATAGTTTATGGATTGTTTATTTACGACCATCAGTCCAATATTACTGCGCCCGAAGACCTTTCTTTGTAGGGAAAGCACACCAAAATTCTGACTGGGCAAACCGGTTTCATCCACAGATGCAGTCTGCATATCCATAAGACCCATACGCCATTTCTCATTCAAGTTGCCACTGACGCGGGCACCTGCCTGTATCGGGACACCTAAACCAATACGTCTGGAAAAAAAAGGTCGTATCGTCTCATATCCAAAATTAGCAAACAGGTCTCCGTTCTCTAGAAAGAATTGACGCCGCTCCGGAAAGAAAAGTTCAAATCGGTCCAAATTGGTTACTTGTCGGTCTACCTCAACTTGAGAAAAATCCGGATTCACGGTAAGGTCCAAATTCAAGGAAGACGTTAGACTGAATTTTACATCCCCTCCAATTTTACCATTGGTCTTTGTATCTTCATTAGCTTCTAAATCTCTATTCACTTCCCCTAAAACATACGGAATGATTGAAAAGTTGGTGCCTAGGGCAGGTGGTGGGTTATCCCAAACCAAAGTACCTGTATAGGCCAAGGCAGCCGTTGGGAATTGTCTTGGAATTGGGGTCCAACTCGACTTTTCGCTGGATTTTAAATCTAATCGGCTAAAATTTATTCCCCATTCGGTAACCCCTTCCTCATAGCGAATGGACTTGAAGGGAACGGCCATTTCAAACACCCATTTGTCATCATCACGGGTGACCTCGGATATCCATTTGCTATCCCAATTCAAATCGATTCTGGAACCATCGTACATGGTGCCATCCCATTGTGCGCCAAAGGCATTGGAACCAAATGAAAAACCTGTAGTCTGATTATTGAAAGGGTCTAAAAAGAGTAAAAAGTTATCGTTCTTACCAAAGGAAAAATCCCGGCGAAGGGATTCTACAAAATAATTGGCTTCCGTGGCATTATAAAAGGTGGCCAATAAATAAAGATTTTTATCGTCATAGGTCATTTTTATGGCAGATTGTTCATTGGCCAAACCATCGTCCATAGGCAGTACCCTAAAAAAATCCTTTGCTTCATCCGCATCCTCCCAAGCCTTGTCATTACCTATTCCATCTATGACAACGGGATAATTGGTTTTTTTAATGTGTAGCCGATAATCGGCATTCTTCTTTTGTGACGTTAGCGTATTGACACACAAAATAAGGCACAAAAGTACATATATGTTGAATTTCATTGAGTATTAAGTTGGCACCGCAACTTACTCAAATTTTTGAAGGATACTTTTCCAATGGACAAAAAAGAAGCTAAAATTCATGTAAACCATCTCCCATATGATTTCAAGTAGCTTTGAAACAAGAATAGAAGATTTGGATAGGTGATGGCTACAATGCTTTGAAAATGTCTTTCCGAAAAATTCCCTAAAACCGATTTTGTTACAGATACTATTTTGGCCATAAGAGCTAAGGATATTCCGCTATTCCATGGAACTTTGTTAAAACAAAAAAATGTATGAAAGAACAAGCGCTATTAGAGCCCTATAAAGAAAGAAACCTATCCATGAGAAACAGGGTAGTAATGGCACCAATGACCCGTAGCCGGGCAGCCAATAAGCATAAAAAACCAGAAAAAGGTTTACACGATATTTATTATAAACAAAGAGCTTCTGCTGGACTCATAATTACCGAGGGGTCACAAGTGTCCGAAGAAGCGGTAGGCTACATAAATACACCTGGAATACACACTGAAGCTCAGGTAGAAGGTTGGAAACAGGTAACCCAGGACGTTCATGAAAAAAATGGTACTATCTTCATTCAGTTATGGCATGTGGGTAGAATGTCCCACCCTGATTTTCATGATGGAGATTTACCTTTAGCTCCTTCGGCCATCAATCCAGAAGCACAATCCTATACTCCTGAAGGTTTTAAGGATACGGTCACACCAAAGGCAATGACCAAAGAAGATATTGCCAGAACAATCGAGGATTTTAAAAATGCCGCCCAAAATGCGGTAAAGGCGGGATTCGATGGAGTTGAGATTCACTCGTCAAACGGGTATCTTTTTCATCAATTTTTTAACGCAACCTCCAACACAAGAACGGATGAATATGGCGGCAGTATCCAGAATAGGGCGCGATTCTTTTTTGAAGTATTGGATGAAGTCAAAAAGGTTATTCCTGAATCAAAAATTGGAGCGCGCTTTAATCCGTCTTTAAATGGAATGTTTGGAATGCGTATGGATGAGGAAACCATTCCAACTTTTGAGTATATCATTAAAAAATTGGATGATGAATATGACCTTGCTTATATACATCTCTCCGAACCCTTTACCGATGTCTCAGAAATTCCATATGCAGTTAAGAGCATAGCGGAACATTTTAGACCCATGTATAATGGCACTTTAATGATTAACGGTGGTTTTGACCAAGAATCCGGAAATAAAGTCATCGAAAGTGGAAATGCCGACTTGGTTTCTTTTGGGAAATTATATGTATCCAACCCCGATTTAGTGGAACGGTTTAAAAATGATTGGGATTTGGCCGACTGGGACGAAGACACTTTTTATACTCCTGGGAAGGAGGGCTACATAGACTATGAAACCCACAAGCAAGAAGAATCGGTTCAGTAAAAATTGAATTAATTATTAACAATAAAAAAAAGATAAAATGAATTTTACACGAAATGCGAAAGCACAATGGAAAGGAAGTGGAAAAGAAGGACACGGAACATTAACAACGGATAGTACCGTATTAGAAAATACCCAGTATTCCTTCAATACAAGATTTGAGGATGGAAAAGGCACAAATCCCGAAGAGCTCATTGGAGCTGCACACGCAGGATGCTTTGCCATGCAATTGAGTTTTTTGCTGGGGGAAGCGGATTATACGCCAAATACACTTGATGTTAGTGCCAAAGTATCCTTTAAGGATGGCGAGATTGTGAAAGTGACCTTAGACTTAATAGGTGATGTTCCAGAAATTGAAGCTTCGGAATTTAAAGAGATTGCTACCAAGGCAAAGAATGTATGTCCCATTTCCAAACTATTGGATACTGAAATTGTACTAAATGCCAGTTTAGCATAAAAACAAAAGACACGATATGAAAAAAAGCAGCCATCTAGGCTGCTTTTTTATTTTATAAATTCAAAGGTCTATTTAATATAATCCCTGTTCCGTTCTAAATCCTCATTTCCTGAACCTCCTTGGCTATATAATTGATTTTCTTCGTCCTTAACCGTTTTCTTGGTTTTGTCTTTTGGTAGATTCCGTCCCGGAACATCCAAATCTGAACCTGCAAAATCCACATCTTTTTCTCTTTCCTG
This window of the Maribacter cobaltidurans genome carries:
- a CDS encoding alkene reductase, which translates into the protein MKEQALLEPYKERNLSMRNRVVMAPMTRSRAANKHKKPEKGLHDIYYKQRASAGLIITEGSQVSEEAVGYINTPGIHTEAQVEGWKQVTQDVHEKNGTIFIQLWHVGRMSHPDFHDGDLPLAPSAINPEAQSYTPEGFKDTVTPKAMTKEDIARTIEDFKNAAQNAVKAGFDGVEIHSSNGYLFHQFFNATSNTRTDEYGGSIQNRARFFFEVLDEVKKVIPESKIGARFNPSLNGMFGMRMDEETIPTFEYIIKKLDDEYDLAYIHLSEPFTDVSEIPYAVKSIAEHFRPMYNGTLMINGGFDQESGNKVIESGNADLVSFGKLYVSNPDLVERFKNDWDLADWDEDTFYTPGKEGYIDYETHKQEESVQ
- a CDS encoding DUF5916 domain-containing protein codes for the protein MKFNIYVLLCLILCVNTLTSQKKNADYRLHIKKTNYPVVIDGIGNDKAWEDADEAKDFFRVLPMDDGLANEQSAIKMTYDDKNLYLLATFYNATEANYFVESLRRDFSFGKNDNFLLFLDPFNNQTTGFSFGSNAFGAQWDGTMYDGSRIDLNWDSKWISEVTRDDDKWVFEMAVPFKSIRYEEGVTEWGINFSRLDLKSSEKSSWTPIPRQFPTAALAYTGTLVWDNPPPALGTNFSIIPYVLGEVNRDLEANEDTKTNGKIGGDVKFSLTSSLNLDLTVNPDFSQVEVDRQVTNLDRFELFFPERRQFFLENGDLFANFGYETIRPFFSRRIGLGVPIQAGARVSGNLNEKWRMGLMDMQTASVDETGLPSQNFGVLSLQRKVFGRSNIGLMVVNKQSINYPSENDSINSQYAKYNRNLGLEYNLASSNNLWNGKAFLLKSLAPDENGKGIAQGAHLQYSSRKWSWRLQEEWVSNDYTAEVGYVPRRNYIKFSGKLGHLFFPKGGPLVSHGPELNINYFFNEALRQTDHLAYLVYNFDFRKRSSLMFFVSDDYVELLSPFDPTRLGIADLATGTKHQWNAFGWEYQSKPQSLFTYSFAGRLGGYYQDGNRTSLTTELGYRFQPYVSLSANLNYNHIDLPAPWNTNEFWLIGAEADITFTNKLFFANLVQYNEQTGNMNLNSRFQWRYSPASDLFLVYTNNYFVTPFETRNWGLTLKFTYWLNN
- a CDS encoding DEAD/DEAH box helicase; this encodes MQETVYELQEKKTDKELYSYQQGAIQQIFEKFDNERDDYHLLYQLPTGGGKTVIFSEIVRQYLKNHNKKVLVMTHRVELCNQTSDMLTSFGVVNKVVNSKANLDDQEKYSCYVAMVETLNNRLNDDKLDISDVGLVIIDEAHYNSFTKLFKFFESSFILGVTATPLSSNKETPMNGNYDELIPGESIENLIENDFLARAETYQYDMGLTSLEVGSNGDYTVKSSADLYTSPAMLNKLLEAYTKHSKDKKTLIFNNGIETSIQVYYTFRNAGLPIMHLDNTATKKQRKQILKWFKETPNAILTSVSILTTGFDEPTIDSIILNRATKSLTLYYQMIGRGSRVLNNKSKFTVIDLGNNIYRFGPWGADLDWEAIFKSPNYYMDRIRDDEDIEADFKHDLSDEIKEEFKNSKETYFDIRETYEQATFAGESSKVVLERSIEQHAYICIENSEDVYDALALAKLLKEDIDNRIHVYAKCISKSTHNFLSWLKDDYQKKLNAYLRENFDSVYEDIHGHPPEE
- a CDS encoding pseudouridine synthase; translated protein: MLSQLTSGEPRQLRKKRFLGELHTFPNGTMPIGRLDEKSEGLLLMTTDGKLADYINTTGIEKEYWVQLDGFITAKPISQMEKGVSIGLFGEKYTTKYCQVNLMETHPILPPPDSRLRIGVHRPTSWIRVILTEGKFRQIRKMTAAVGYPTVRLIRVRIGQIGLGTMMTGDVNPVLDLPFQFFGSKSGEKS
- a CDS encoding EamA family transporter, with translation MTLAKRNPALIILAFFAIYVIWGSTYLLNKIAVTELPAFMLAGIRFITAGSLIFIIAQFLKIPLRVTKKQLGNSIIAGFLFLTFGNGVVVWALKYVDSGFAALEISAQPLVVLILMRILQGKKIQPMSLVGVGLGMIGIYLLVSQKQIISQEGAFLGMILIFFCMLSWAYGSLFVGKADLPPNYFVNTGYQMVTGGILLFIISAVIGEEWISPVNWTVPVLWSMILLVLFGSIVAFTAFNYLLKVVSPEKVATSSYVNPVIAMVLGWYFLNEEITLQSAIAAFILLTGVYFINTKKRLTLFSRFTSKKLEG
- a CDS encoding OsmC family peroxiredoxin; translated protein: MNFTRNAKAQWKGSGKEGHGTLTTDSTVLENTQYSFNTRFEDGKGTNPEELIGAAHAGCFAMQLSFLLGEADYTPNTLDVSAKVSFKDGEIVKVTLDLIGDVPEIEASEFKEIATKAKNVCPISKLLDTEIVLNASLA
- a CDS encoding BspA family leucine-rich repeat surface protein, whose amino-acid sequence is MKSLFTFLALLWLSITYSQDAFITTWKTDNPGVSEDNQITIPTFPGETYNYSVDWGDGTTDTNIIGNITHTYTIPGTFQVEISGVFPRVYFHNEGDKEKILSVDQWGIINWSSMENAFSGCANLDVNTMDTPMLSNVSDIRYMFYGCTSLVGTNSFNNWDTSNVTRMDSLFAACSLFNQPIGNWNLENVTTIAGLFNGATSFNQDIGNWNVSNVEDMTFTFAQASSFDQYIGDWDVSKVFAMGFMFNGASAFNQNIGNWNVGNVVHMYSMFSGATLFNQPIGNWDTSNVTSTSGMFGAAQAFNQPIGNWNMFNVTNMSSMFSGATNFNQDISNWDVSSVTKMPGMFRYAQVFNQPIGNWNISSITDMSRMFEGALNFNQNLGLWNITSVGTMEDMFLFAGISQSNYDSTLTGWSSKSSLQNNIKFNGGSSTFCAGEGARLKLINQYGWEIIDGGKANCPFITTWKTDNPGLSDDNQITIPTFPGETYNYYVDWGDGTSDTNINGDITHTYEVPGTYQVSIDGTFPRIYFYGNHNPGSNDVLKILSVNQWGTITWTSFESAFEGCSNLDVLAQDIPNLSLVSSLKLMFDSCANLVGNSSINNWDVSNVSNMHGVFANALIFNQSINGWDTSSVTTTSGMFFKARSFNQPLNSWDVSNVEDMSVMYGSADKFNQPLVLWNTTSTKNMNGMFEYAIEFNQPLDSWNVSNVENMQSMFLGARSFNQPLNSWNVSKVSNMYGMFQEADKFNQPLNSWNVSNVENMSSMFWNATSFNQNITDWNVSNVTSMNSTFKNAISFNQDLSNWNIVNVSSMYEMFSATSVTTEIYDKTLIGWSNLSTLKNNVLFDGGNSQYCESEEARQYLIDTYGWTITDGGKSLLCNEDNDFDGVLDHKDNCLNTVPNATVDETGCEIIPGNAILVYGLTPTCPGTTNGSIQVSSSLTDPSYNISLDGPTTITENNVSLNQPYIINNLSTGLYTVEISIPEASYTQSFGIQINEVGSISGKRENLDLKSKSVSYSVQGSHSYKVNINNKETLFNFDSAGPNQIQLNDLNGFNTISISGESDCQGLIEDSFNFSDSVVMYPVNTTDKTFIEGYDEESEVQIFDISGRLLFQKKLQKDKLESIDLESYDSGIYPVKIISNKNTQTFKIIKQ